The Raphanus sativus cultivar WK10039 chromosome 2, ASM80110v3, whole genome shotgun sequence genome includes a region encoding these proteins:
- the LOC108812282 gene encoding respiratory burst oxidase homolog protein D, with product MRRGSSGNDHELGILRRTNSDTKSNNAAIPSNRSAFSGPLGPSKRASKKNARFAEDLPRRSNSISGVGGGRGDEEYVEITLDIRDDSVAVHSVQQASPGGGPQDLEDPELTLLTKKTLESSLNKSTSLSFFRSTSSRIKNASRELRRVFSRRPSPAVRRVERTSSAAIHALKGLKFIATKTAAWPAVEERFDKLSLDSNGLLPSSKFWECLGMNKESKDFADQLFRALAHRNNISGDAITKDQLRFFWEQISDESFDAKLQVFFDMVDKDEDGRITEEEVAEIISLSASANKLSNIQKQAKEYAALIMEELDPDNAGYIMIENLEMLLLQAPNQSVRIGDSRILSQMLSQKLKPVTESNPLVRWSEKIKYFVIDNWQRIWIIMLWLAICAGLFTYKFIEYRNNKDAFSVMRYCVCIAKGGAETLKFNMALILLPVCRNTITWLRNKTKLGVAVPFDDNLNFHKVIASGIVVGVLLHVVSHLACDFPRLLAADEETYEPMIQYFGEQPDSYWHFVKGVEGWTGIVMVVLMVIAFTLATPWFRRNKLNLPNFLKKLTGFNAFWYSHHLFIIVYALLIVHGIELYLTKSWEKKTTWMYLAVPMLLYGSERLIRAFRSSIKPVKIVKVAVYPGNVLSLHMTKPQGFKYKSGQYMFVNCRAVSPFEWHPFSITSAPGDDNVSVHIRTLGDWTRKLKTVFSEVCKPPTAGKSGLLRADGGDSIAFPKVLIDGPYGAPAQDYKKYDVVLLVGLGIGATPMISILKDIINNMKSRDRDSDIENNNSNGNSKGFKTKKAYFYWVTREQGSFEWFKGIMDEVSELDEEGVIELHNYCTSVYEEGDARVALIAMLQSLQHAKNGVDVVSGTRVKSHFAKPNWRQVYKRIAVQHPDKRIGVFYCGAPGLTKDLKNLALDFSRKTSTKFDFHKENF from the exons ATGAGACGAGGCAGTTCAGGTAACGACCATGAACTTGGGATTCTACGAAGAACTAACTCAGACACCAAGTCCAACAACGCAGCCATCCCCAGCAACCGTTCCGCCTTCAGCGGCCCGCTTGGCCCTTCAAAACGCGCGTCCAAGAAAAACGCTAGATTTGCTGAGGATCTCCCCAGGAGGAGCAACAGTATCAGCGGTGTCGGTGGTGGCCGTGGAGACGAAGAGTACGTGGAGATCACGCTAGACATCAGGGATGACTCGGTGGCCGTTCACAGCGTCCAGCAAGCGAGTCCCGGAGGAGGACCTCAGGATCTTGAGGATCCAGAGCTGACACTCTTGACCAAGAAGACGCTCGAGAGCAGCCTCAACAAGTCCACTTCACTTTCCTTCTTCCGTAGCACCTCCTCACGCATCAAGAACGCATCACGCGAGCTCCGCCGCGTGTTCTCCCGACGCCCTTCCCCCGCCGTGAGGCGGGTTGAGCGCACGAGCTCCGCCGCCATCCACGCTCTCAAAGGTCTCAAGTTCATCGCCACCAAGACCGCCGCATGGCCAGCCGTGGAGGAACGGTTTGATAAACTCTCTCTTGATTCCAACGGTCTCTTACCATCGTCCAAGTTTTGGGAATGCTTAG GAATGAACAAGGAATCAAAAGACTTTGCTGACCAGCTCTTTAGAGCACTAGCTCACCGGAACAACATCTCCGGCGATGCAATCACCAAGGATCAGCTCAGGTTCTTCTGGGAACAGATATCAGATGAAAGCTTTGATGCCAAACTCCAAGTCTTCTTTGatat GGTGGATAAAGATGAAGACGGGCGAATAACAGAAGAAGAGGTCGCTGAG ATTATTAGTCTTAGTGCTTCAGCAAACAAGCTCTCCAATATTCAGAAGCAGGCCAAAGAATATGCAGCCCTGATAATGGAAGAGTTGGACCCAGATAATGCTGGTTACATTATG ATTGAAAACTTGGAAATGTTGCTGTTACAAGCACCAAACCAGTCGGTGCGGATTGGAGACAGTAGGATACTAAGCCAAATGCTAAGCCAGAAGCTGAAACCGGTTACAGAGAGCAACCCTCTGGTGAGATGGTCAgagaaaatcaaatattttgtaattgacAACTGGCAGAGAATATGGATCATAATGCTATGGCTTGCCATCTGTGCCGGCCTATTCACCTACAAATTTATTGAGTACCGGAACAATAAGGACGCCTTTAGCGTGATGCGTTATTGCGTTTGTATCGCCAAAGGAGGCGCAGAGACTCTCAAATTCAACATGGCTCTTATATTACTGCCTGTTTGTCGCAACACCATCACTTGGCTTAGGAACAAGACTAAGCTAGGTGTTGCTGTTCCGTTTGATGATAATCTCAACTTCCATAAGGTTATTGCAAGTGGGATTGTGGTCGGGGTTTTGCTCCATGTAGTGTCGCATTTAGCGTGTGATTTCCCGCGCTTACTTGCCGCCGATGAGGAGACCTATGAGCCGATGATACAGTACTTTGGGGAGCAACCAGATAGCTACTGGCATTTTGTGAAGGGAGTGGAAGGGTGGACTGGTATTGTGATGGTTGTGCTAATGGTTATAGCTTTCACACTCGCTACGCCTTGGTTCCGTCGTAACAAGCTTAACTTACCTAACTTCCTCAAGAAGCTTACCGGTTTCAATGCCTTTTGGTACTCCCACCATTTGTTCATCATTGTTTATGCTCTTCTCATTGTCCATGGTATCGAGCTCTACCTCACAAAGAGTTGGGAAAAGAAAACG ACATGGATGTATCTGGCTGTACCGATGCTTCTGTATGGGTCGGAGAGGCTGATCCGTGCTTTCAGATCAAGCATAAAACCGGTTAAGATTGTCAAG GTGGCTGTTTACCCCGGGAACGTGTTGTCTCTACACATGACGAAACCACAAGGATTCAAATACAAAAGTGGACAGTACATGTTCGTGAACTGTAGAGCCGTATCTCCATTTGAATGGCATCCTTTCTCCATCACATCCGCTCCAGGAGACGACAACGTGAGCGTACACATTCGCACTCTTGGTGACTGGACGCGTAAGCTCAAGACCGTGTTCTCCGAGGTATGCAAACCTCCTACTGCCGGTAAAAGCGGTCTGCTCAGAGCGGACGGAGGAGACTCCATCGCCTTCCCAAAGGTCCTTATCGACGGTCCTTACGGTGCTCCGGCACAAGACTACAAAAAATACGACGTGGTACTCCTCGTAGGTCTTGGCATTGGAGCCACGCCTATGATCAGTATCCTCAAGGACATCATCAACAACATGAAGTCTCGTGACCGTGATAGTGACATCGAGAACAACAACAGTAATGGGAATAGTAAAGGGTTTAAGACGAAGAAAGCTTATTTCTACTGGGTGACTAGAGAGCAAGGCTCGTTTGAGTGGTTTAAGGGGATAATGGACGAGGTTTCGGAGCTGGACGAGGAAGGAGTGATCGAGCTACACAACTATTGCACGAGTGTGTACGAGGAAGGAGATGCTAGGGTTGCTCTTATTGCTATGCTTCAGTCGTTGCAACACGCTAAGAACGGTGTTGATGTCGTCTCGGGGACACGGGTTAAGTCCCACTTCGCTAAACCTAACTGGAGACAAGTGTACAAGAGGATCGCTGTTCAGCATCCCGACAAAAGAATCG GAGTCTTCTATTGTGGGGCACCAGGACTGACAAAGGACCTGAAAAATCTAGCTTTGGATTTCTCTCGAAAGACGAGCACCAAGTTTGACTTCCACAAAGAGAACTTCTAA
- the LOC108809794 gene encoding uncharacterized protein LOC108809794 has protein sequence MFLSMLVCNTNNIYLLKLIHLTKREMKKATALMKHVVALLSSAAKAKSIAIKNKTSSFKTRLLMLSLVKHEKLGFRSISNKIHNLLGHSDQEQDNDHDQDNSKAIILYNNGEVAYCESYDVQEEENDKYPDLRHTLFEGEEDFGDLEEGQGSSVIDMVRNSKEEEGESFKLEDEIDHVADLFISRFHKQMKLQKLLSFKRYQEMLARGT, from the coding sequence ATGTTCCTTTCCATGCTAGTTTGTAACACCAATAACATTTATTTACTAAAGCTTATACATCTTACAAAGAGAGAAATGAAGAAAGCTACGGCATTGATGAAACATGTCGTTGCATTGTTGAGTTCCGCTGCAAAGGCGAAATCGATAGCCATAAAGAACAAAACAAGTTCCTTCAAGACAAGACTCCTCATGCTGTCCCTTGTGAAACACGAGAAGCTAGGGTTCCGTTCAATTTCCAACAAGATCCACAACCTCTTAGGCCATTCAGATCAAGAGCAAGACAACGACCATGACCAAGACAATAGCAAAGCTATAATCCTCTACAACAACGGGGAAGTGGCTTATTGTGAGAGTTATGACGTACAAGAGGAGGAAAACGACAAGTATCCTGATCTGCGGCACACGTTGTTCGAAGGAGAGGAGGATTTTGGGGACTTGGAGGAAGGCCAAGGAAGTTCTGTGATAGATATGGTGAGGAACtcgaaggaagaagaaggagagagttTCAAGCTAGAAGATGAGATCGACCATGTCGCAGATCTCTTCATTTCAAGGTTTCACAAGCAGATGAAGCTTCAGAAACTCTTGTCCTTCAAGAGGTATCAAGAAATGCTAGCCCGAGGCACATAA